AGAAAATGGATGCAACAACTGAAAGTGTAGTAACTTTTCCCACTCCTTCTGCCCCGCCTTTCACATTGAAACCATAATAGCTGCCGATAATAACAATGACCCAGGCAAAGAAATAACTTTTGCCAAGACCGACCAGGACATCTTTTAACGTGAGTACCTCAAACACACGATTGAAGAAAACAACCGCACTCAAAT
This window of the Candidatus Cloacimonadota bacterium genome carries:
- a CDS encoding ABC transporter permease, with product LSAVVFFNRVFEVLTLKDVLVGLGKSYFFAWVIVIIGSYYGFNVKGGAEGVGKVTTLSVVASIFWVIILDAINSLIFYF